The Natrinema salaciae genome includes a window with the following:
- a CDS encoding TrkH family potassium uptake protein: MKEATETIGRDLGRIFQALAGLLFVSILVPLIWGEYYAIPSLIVSGAIPFAIGSFFTTRFQEATRPGKLHGMIIAALGWFCVAIFGSLPFYLIAWTVEFAPPVLGEPSQTSTLAAFTNPLNALFESMSGFTGTGLTMTDNEEVLPRTLQWWRSFIEWVGGVGVIVLTTAILSRPGSGSLTLYESEARSERIHPSIVSTVQTIWWIFILFTFVSILLLWVVGMPIWGAINHGMTGLATGGFSIKDNSIATYDSAAIDFALLPVMLLGSIAFPVHYLILQGDLRNLYSDLQTRWVFIYMSLGTALLTALVYVGDTYDSLFTAFRYGSFQFVSAATCAGFQTAVDSTNVALGRWSAQAQLTVAFGMLIGGAAGSTVGGIKLIRALTLLKGIRFRIADVFYPETAVRRLKINGRRLDEREVRQEFEEAAIIAALWFFFLGIGTFVLLLILPQGEYTLENVIFEVASAQGNVGLSAGITGPESLPTLGKVMFLFNMWIGRLEIIPVLVTLRAVFHRGGIYR, encoded by the coding sequence ATGAAGGAGGCGACGGAAACGATCGGCCGGGACCTCGGCCGAATATTTCAGGCGCTCGCCGGGTTACTCTTCGTCTCGATCCTCGTTCCCCTGATCTGGGGCGAATACTACGCGATTCCGTCGCTGATCGTCTCCGGGGCGATCCCCTTCGCGATCGGCTCCTTCTTCACGACGCGGTTCCAGGAGGCGACCAGACCCGGCAAGCTTCACGGGATGATCATCGCCGCCCTGGGCTGGTTCTGCGTCGCGATCTTCGGATCGCTGCCCTTCTACCTCATCGCGTGGACGGTCGAGTTCGCGCCGCCGGTCCTCGGGGAGCCGTCGCAGACGTCGACGCTCGCGGCGTTCACGAACCCGCTCAACGCGTTGTTCGAGAGCATGAGCGGCTTCACCGGGACTGGACTGACGATGACCGACAACGAGGAGGTGCTGCCGCGGACGCTCCAGTGGTGGCGCTCGTTCATCGAGTGGGTCGGCGGCGTCGGCGTGATCGTCCTCACGACGGCGATCCTCTCCCGGCCGGGGAGCGGATCGCTCACTCTCTACGAGAGCGAGGCACGGTCGGAGCGAATTCATCCGAGCATCGTCTCGACGGTGCAGACGATCTGGTGGATCTTCATCCTGTTCACCTTCGTCTCGATCCTGCTCCTCTGGGTCGTCGGGATGCCGATCTGGGGGGCGATCAACCACGGCATGACGGGGCTCGCGACGGGTGGATTCTCGATCAAAGACAACTCGATCGCGACCTACGACAGCGCGGCCATCGACTTCGCGCTCCTGCCGGTCATGCTCCTCGGCAGTATCGCGTTCCCGGTCCACTACCTCATCCTGCAGGGCGACCTGCGGAACCTCTATTCGGACCTCCAGACCCGGTGGGTGTTCATCTATATGAGTCTCGGGACGGCCCTCCTCACCGCGTTGGTGTACGTGGGCGACACCTACGACTCCCTGTTCACCGCCTTCCGGTACGGCTCGTTCCAGTTCGTCTCGGCGGCGACCTGCGCCGGTTTCCAGACCGCCGTCGATTCGACCAACGTTGCACTGGGCCGGTGGTCGGCGCAGGCCCAGCTCACTGTCGCGTTCGGCATGCTTATCGGCGGCGCGGCCGGATCGACGGTGGGCGGGATCAAGCTGATCCGAGCGCTGACCTTGCTGAAGGGCATTCGATTCCGTATCGCGGACGTCTTCTATCCCGAGACGGCCGTTCGCCGACTGAAGATCAACGGTCGTCGTCTCGACGAACGAGAAGTCCGTCAGGAGTTCGAGGAGGCGGCGATTATCGCGGCTCTCTGGTTCTTCTTCCTCGGTATCGGGACCTTCGTACTCCTCCTGATACTCCCGCAGGGCGAGTACACCCTCGAGAACGTGATCTTCGAGGTCGCGAGCGCGCAGGGCAACGTCGGCCTCTCCGCAGGGATCACCGGCCCCGAGTCGCTACCGACGCTCGGCAAGGTGATGTTCCTGTTCAATATGTGGATCGGTCGCCTCGAGATCATTCCCGTCCTGGTGACGTTACGAGCGGTCTTCCATCGCGGAGGGATCTACCGATGA
- a CDS encoding potassium channel family protein — protein sequence MYLVIVGAGDIGIPLIDIATRSGNEVVVIENDPERADRVAGEYDCLILNDDATAHEALIDAGIGNADALISTTDRDPTNIMVCLLAQEHEVPNIVSVVHDPQHMNVFRQIGVNTMENPQELIAQYLYRAVARPAIVDYMRIGEEAEVFEIQVTDNAPIAGKTLIEADDGGLLSDDVLIVAIEREGEDPPITPKGRTRIEAGDLVTVYSAFGAEPELTDVFGHPEDRLR from the coding sequence ATGTATCTCGTCATCGTCGGCGCGGGCGATATCGGAATTCCGCTCATCGATATCGCGACGCGGTCGGGAAACGAGGTCGTCGTCATCGAGAACGATCCCGAGCGAGCGGATCGGGTCGCCGGTGAATACGACTGTCTGATTCTCAACGACGATGCGACGGCTCACGAAGCGCTTATCGACGCCGGAATCGGGAACGCGGACGCCCTGATCAGCACGACCGACCGAGACCCGACCAACATCATGGTCTGCCTGCTCGCGCAGGAACACGAGGTCCCCAATATCGTCTCGGTCGTTCACGACCCCCAGCACATGAACGTGTTCCGCCAGATCGGCGTCAACACGATGGAAAACCCGCAGGAACTCATTGCCCAGTATCTCTATCGGGCGGTCGCCCGCCCGGCGATCGTCGATTACATGCGGATCGGGGAGGAGGCGGAAGTGTTCGAGATCCAGGTGACGGATAACGCACCGATTGCCGGGAAGACGCTCATCGAAGCCGACGACGGGGGTCTCCTCTCCGACGACGTTCTGATCGTCGCGATCGAACGCGAAGGGGAGGATCCGCCGATCACGCCGAAAGGGAGGACGAGAATCGAGGCCGGCGATCTGGTCACCGTCTACTCGGCGTTCGGTGCCGAACCCGAACTCACCGACGTGTTCGGCCACCCCGAAGATCGATTGCGATGA
- a CDS encoding TrkH family potassium uptake protein, producing the protein MRLRTDWRASFALVGTVLKYLSVPLVIPIVVALIYGDSLFPFVATIALTIAVGHGLERLSPEPDLQVREAMLFVAVSWLAVAIVGAVPYVIAGWGTESTLAHPVNALFESMSGFTTTGATVLGKISLEHHSHAVMMWRQLTQWLGGMGIIVLMVAILPELAVSGAQLVESEAPGPQLQKLTPRIAETARILWLVYFAFTIVYIAILYGFHLAGVAPNMNLYNAIAHGFTTLPTGGFSPEADSVAAFSAIVQWTFVPFMIIAGTNFALFWHVFSGEGDHFVHNSEFRTYIGAIGVFTVLLTGILYTGAAPELGELGGVTEEVFGNSLRQSAFQIASLLNSTGYATSDFAEWTATGKIVLLFAMLVGGCAGSTGGGVKVVRWLIVFKILRRELFTASHPEVVRPIRLGGNVVDEDAVRGVLGFTFLYLFIFGIAALFIALDTSRIGYSLTPLEAFSASLATIGNIGPGFGSLGPFGNYLNFPISSKLLLIFLMWIGRLEIIPVLVMFTGGFWTR; encoded by the coding sequence ATGAGACTCCGCACTGACTGGCGCGCCAGTTTTGCGCTCGTCGGCACCGTTTTGAAATATCTCTCCGTCCCGCTCGTGATCCCGATCGTCGTGGCACTCATCTACGGCGACTCCCTGTTCCCGTTCGTCGCGACGATCGCGCTCACGATCGCCGTCGGCCACGGTCTCGAGCGACTCAGCCCCGAACCGGATCTGCAGGTCCGGGAGGCGATGCTCTTCGTCGCGGTATCGTGGCTGGCAGTGGCGATCGTCGGTGCCGTCCCCTACGTGATCGCGGGCTGGGGGACCGAATCGACGCTCGCCCATCCCGTCAACGCGCTGTTCGAGTCGATGTCCGGGTTCACGACGACCGGGGCGACGGTGCTCGGGAAGATCTCGCTCGAGCACCACTCCCACGCCGTGATGATGTGGCGACAGCTCACGCAGTGGCTCGGCGGGATGGGGATCATCGTGCTGATGGTCGCGATCCTGCCGGAGTTGGCGGTCAGCGGCGCGCAACTCGTCGAGTCGGAAGCGCCGGGTCCGCAGCTACAGAAACTCACGCCGCGAATCGCCGAGACGGCGCGCATCCTCTGGCTCGTCTACTTCGCCTTTACAATCGTCTACATCGCTATTCTCTACGGGTTCCACCTCGCAGGAGTGGCCCCGAACATGAACTTGTATAACGCCATCGCCCACGGGTTCACGACGCTCCCGACGGGCGGATTCTCGCCGGAAGCCGACAGCGTCGCGGCGTTCTCCGCGATCGTCCAGTGGACGTTCGTTCCCTTCATGATCATCGCCGGGACGAACTTCGCCCTGTTCTGGCACGTCTTTAGCGGGGAGGGTGACCACTTCGTCCACAACTCCGAGTTTCGGACCTATATCGGCGCGATCGGCGTGTTTACCGTTCTCCTCACCGGAATCCTCTATACCGGTGCCGCACCGGAGCTGGGAGAACTCGGCGGCGTGACGGAAGAGGTCTTCGGGAACTCGCTGCGACAGAGCGCCTTCCAGATCGCGTCGCTACTGAACTCGACGGGCTATGCGACCAGCGACTTCGCCGAGTGGACCGCGACGGGGAAGATCGTTCTCCTCTTCGCCATGCTCGTCGGCGGCTGTGCCGGGTCGACCGGGGGCGGCGTCAAAGTCGTTCGGTGGCTGATCGTTTTCAAGATCCTCCGCCGAGAACTGTTCACAGCCTCCCACCCCGAGGTCGTCCGCCCGATCCGGCTCGGCGGCAACGTGGTCGACGAGGACGCCGTTCGCGGCGTGCTGGGTTTCACCTTCCTCTACCTGTTCATCTTCGGTATCGCCGCGCTGTTCATCGCGCTCGACACGAGCCGTATCGGATACTCGCTGACGCCCCTCGAGGCGTTCAGCGCGAGCCTCGCGACGATCGGCAACATCGGTCCCGGGTTCGGCTCCCTGGGGCCCTTCGGGAACTACCTGAACTTTCCGATCAGCTCGAAGCTCCTGCTGATCTTCCTCATGTGGATCGGCCGTCTCGAGATCATTCCCGTCCTCGTCATGTTCACGGGTGGGTTCTGGACCCGCTGA
- a CDS encoding isopentenyl phosphate kinase, producing the protein MIVLKLGGSVITEKDRPETLDGDALERAADAIAAAADAGLEDLVVVHGGGSFGHHNASEHGVSTTEGTRDASAALDIHGAMTTLNRFVLRRLLERDVEAVPVHPLSAAHRDRGGRLELPTGQVDTMLAEGFVPVLHGDVIAHAGAGATVVSGDELVAALARDLEADRIGLCSTVSGVLDADDAVIDRIDDFDAVAPVLGASEATDVTGGMAGKVRALLDLEAEASIFGLEALEAFLDGENPGTTID; encoded by the coding sequence ATGATCGTCCTCAAACTCGGCGGTAGCGTCATCACCGAGAAGGACCGACCGGAAACGCTCGACGGCGACGCCCTCGAGCGGGCGGCCGACGCGATCGCAGCGGCCGCCGACGCCGGGCTCGAGGACCTGGTCGTCGTCCACGGCGGCGGGAGCTTCGGCCACCACAACGCCAGCGAGCACGGCGTCAGTACGACCGAGGGGACGCGGGATGCGAGCGCCGCGCTGGACATCCACGGCGCGATGACGACCCTGAACCGGTTCGTTCTGCGCCGCCTGCTCGAACGCGACGTCGAGGCGGTGCCGGTTCATCCGCTCTCGGCGGCCCACCGCGACCGCGGGGGACGACTCGAGCTGCCGACCGGGCAGGTCGACACGATGCTCGCGGAAGGGTTCGTCCCGGTCCTCCACGGCGACGTGATCGCCCACGCCGGCGCGGGTGCGACCGTCGTCAGCGGCGACGAGCTCGTGGCGGCCCTCGCTCGGGACCTCGAGGCCGATCGAATCGGCCTCTGCTCGACGGTTTCCGGGGTCCTGGACGCGGACGACGCGGTGATCGACCGGATCGACGACTTCGACGCCGTCGCGCCCGTACTGGGTGCGAGCGAGGCGACGGACGTGACCGGGGGGATGGCCGGCAAGGTTCGGGCGCTGCTCGATCTCGAGGCCGAGGCGTCGATCTTCGGGCTCGAGGCGCTCGAGGCGTTCCTCGACGGAGAGAATCCAGGGACGACGATCGACTAG
- the mvk gene encoding mevalonate kinase codes for MTRSSAPGKVYLFGEHAVVYGEPAVPCAIERRARVAVERRDDGHLRVNAEDLSLNGFTVEYGATADGRPDVDVPESLVTAATQYVDGAIEQVREVTGADEAGFDVTIESDIPLGAGLGSSAAVVVAAIDAATRELGVTLEPAELADRAYRTESQVQDGQASRADTFCSATGGAVRVEGEDCRSLEAPDLPIVIGFDGGAGDTGQLVAGVRALREEYDFAADTVEAIGDIVRNGEDALAEGDVEEIGRLMDFNHGLLSALGVSSRSLDTMVWAARDAGAHGAKLTGAGGGGCIVALDPTEETETALSFTPGCEDTFRAELAEEGVQRLE; via the coding sequence ATGACACGCTCGAGCGCTCCCGGGAAGGTGTACTTGTTCGGGGAGCACGCGGTGGTTTACGGCGAACCAGCCGTACCATGCGCGATCGAACGGCGGGCACGTGTAGCGGTGGAACGACGAGACGACGGCCATCTCCGGGTCAACGCCGAGGACCTCAGCCTCAACGGATTTACCGTCGAGTACGGAGCCACTGCCGACGGCCGCCCCGACGTCGACGTGCCGGAGTCGCTCGTGACGGCGGCGACGCAGTACGTCGACGGCGCGATCGAACAGGTCCGCGAGGTGACCGGCGCGGACGAGGCCGGCTTCGACGTCACGATCGAGAGCGACATCCCGCTCGGCGCGGGCCTTGGCTCCTCGGCGGCGGTCGTCGTCGCCGCCATCGACGCTGCGACCCGCGAACTGGGCGTCACCCTCGAGCCCGCGGAACTCGCCGATCGAGCCTATCGGACGGAGTCGCAGGTTCAGGACGGCCAGGCCTCGCGGGCCGACACGTTCTGTTCGGCGACCGGCGGTGCGGTCCGCGTCGAAGGCGAGGACTGTCGCTCGCTCGAGGCACCCGACCTGCCGATCGTGATCGGGTTCGACGGCGGCGCGGGCGACACCGGCCAGCTGGTCGCGGGCGTCCGCGCCCTGCGCGAGGAGTACGACTTCGCGGCCGACACGGTCGAAGCGATCGGGGACATCGTCCGGAACGGCGAGGACGCGCTCGCCGAGGGCGACGTCGAGGAGATCGGGCGACTGATGGACTTCAACCACGGCCTCCTCTCCGCGCTTGGCGTCTCGTCGCGCTCGCTCGATACGATGGTCTGGGCGGCCCGGGACGCGGGCGCCCACGGCGCAAAGCTCACCGGTGCCGGCGGCGGCGGCTGTATCGTCGCCCTCGATCCGACCGAAGAGACGGAGACGGCGCTGTCGTTTACGCCGGGCTGTGAGGATACCTTCCGCGCCGAACTCGCCGAAGAGGGGGTGCAGCGGCTCGAATGA
- a CDS encoding thiamine-phosphate synthase family protein, which translates to MSLVLPSELVVDRFLPTVRAMLATRLAERGLTQREIAAELGVTQAAVSKYVGGESGGDDRFRDDPETVATVERIADGLDGGEMDGYDALAELLSLVRSLEDRGPICELHEEEMPELQGLGCDLCVRGLDPDVRAERDVLANVRTAARTLASIPGMADYVPNVGTNVGMCLPQPRDETDVAAIPGRIYAMGGRIEIPANPEFGASKHVATAVLAATAVEPEVRSAINIATDDDLLEAARTIGIDPLEFDADYEDRGEHLRARFDERGAVPRVAYHRGAFGIEPATYVFGVTAVEAADLVEALLETAAT; encoded by the coding sequence ATGTCGCTCGTTTTGCCCAGCGAACTCGTCGTCGATCGGTTCCTGCCGACGGTGCGGGCGATGCTGGCCACCCGACTCGCCGAGCGCGGGCTGACCCAACGGGAGATCGCCGCCGAACTCGGCGTCACCCAGGCCGCGGTGAGCAAGTACGTCGGCGGCGAGAGCGGCGGCGACGACCGCTTTCGGGACGATCCAGAAACCGTCGCTACCGTCGAACGCATCGCCGACGGACTCGACGGCGGGGAGATGGACGGCTACGACGCGCTGGCCGAACTCCTCTCGCTCGTCCGCAGCCTCGAGGATCGCGGCCCCATCTGCGAACTCCACGAGGAGGAGATGCCCGAACTGCAGGGCCTCGGTTGTGACCTCTGCGTTCGGGGGCTCGATCCGGACGTCCGAGCGGAACGGGACGTCCTCGCGAACGTCCGGACCGCCGCACGCACGCTCGCTTCGATTCCCGGCATGGCCGACTACGTCCCGAACGTCGGGACGAACGTCGGAATGTGTCTTCCCCAACCCCGCGACGAGACCGACGTCGCCGCGATCCCCGGCCGAATCTACGCCATGGGTGGCCGAATCGAGATCCCGGCGAACCCCGAATTCGGCGCGTCGAAACACGTCGCGACGGCGGTCCTCGCGGCAACTGCCGTCGAACCGGAGGTCCGTAGCGCGATCAACATCGCCACCGACGACGACCTGCTCGAGGCTGCGCGGACGATCGGTATCGACCCCCTCGAGTTCGACGCCGACTACGAGGACCGCGGCGAGCACCTCCGAGCCCGATTCGACGAGCGCGGGGCGGTTCCCCGCGTCGCCTATCATCGCGGCGCGTTCGGGATCGAACCCGCGACCTACGTCTTCGGCGTGACGGCCGTCGAGGCCGCCGATCTGGTCGAAGCGTTGCTCGAGACGGCCGCGACGTAA
- the rpsB gene encoding 30S ribosomal protein S2, with protein MTENDATQEGLDAAEEEIDEEPAEGAGPAAEEDVEPVDEQPADAEGAPAADAEPADDDAEDADAGPTLDDDVMSDEEADLLIPVEDYLGAGVHIGTQQKTEDMERFIHRVRTDGLYVLDVSKTDGRIRTAADFLASYDPEQILVTSSRQYGRFPAEKFAEAVGARARTGRFIPGTLTNPKYDGYIEPDVLVVTDPIGDAQAVKEAITVGIPVIAMCDSNNQVSNVDLVVPTNNKGRKALSVVYWLLANEVLDRRGAEPSYSLEDFESTV; from the coding sequence ATGACAGAAAACGACGCAACCCAGGAAGGGCTCGACGCCGCCGAGGAGGAAATCGACGAGGAGCCAGCCGAAGGGGCTGGCCCCGCCGCCGAGGAGGACGTCGAGCCAGTAGACGAACAGCCCGCCGACGCCGAGGGAGCCCCCGCGGCCGACGCAGAACCAGCCGACGACGACGCCGAGGACGCGGACGCCGGTCCGACCCTCGACGACGACGTCATGTCCGACGAGGAGGCGGACCTGCTGATCCCCGTCGAGGACTACCTCGGCGCCGGGGTCCACATCGGGACCCAGCAGAAGACCGAGGATATGGAGCGGTTCATCCACCGCGTCCGAACCGACGGTCTCTACGTGCTCGACGTCTCGAAGACCGACGGCCGTATCCGCACGGCCGCGGACTTCCTCGCCAGCTACGACCCAGAGCAGATTCTGGTCACCTCGAGTCGCCAGTACGGTCGCTTCCCGGCGGAGAAGTTCGCCGAGGCCGTGGGCGCTCGCGCCCGCACCGGACGGTTCATCCCCGGAACCCTGACGAACCCGAAGTACGACGGCTACATCGAGCCGGACGTGCTCGTCGTCACGGACCCGATCGGCGACGCGCAGGCCGTCAAGGAGGCTATTACGGTCGGCATCCCGGTCATCGCGATGTGCGACTCGAACAACCAGGTCAGTAACGTCGACCTCGTCGTCCCGACGAACAACAAGGGTCGCAAGGCCCTCTCGGTCGTCTACTGGCTCCTCGCCAACGAGGTCCTCGACCGGCGCGGCGCCGAGCCGTCCTACTCGCTCGAGGACTTCGAGAGTACGGTCTAA
- the eno gene encoding phosphopyruvate hydratase, with the protein MTLITDVRLRRILDSRGNPTVEADVVTESGGFGRAAAPSGASTGEYEAVERPPGEAIAAAREHAVPRLVGEVYAGNQRDVDAALHAADGTDDFSEIGANSAVAISMAAAKAGADVLGAPLFQHLGGTFRGDDFPIPLGNVVGGGEHAADATDIQEFLAAPVGAPSVADAVFANAAVHDAVADLLAERGVPCGKGDEGAWAPSIDDSEAFEIVDEAVSLVEDEVGFNIGFGLDVAGAELYDSDSETYEYSDRSRDTDEQIAYIADLVDEYDLVYVEDPLDEDDYDAFADLTDEVGDRTLICGDDLFVTNTDRLVEGIDHGAANSILIKPNQIGTLTDAFDAIELATRNGYDSVVSHRSGETEDTTIAHLAVATDAPFIKTGTVGGERTAKLNELIRIADDAT; encoded by the coding sequence ATGACGCTCATCACCGACGTTCGGCTGCGACGAATCCTCGACTCGCGAGGGAATCCGACGGTCGAGGCCGATGTCGTGACCGAGAGCGGCGGCTTCGGCCGTGCTGCGGCACCCAGCGGTGCCAGCACCGGCGAGTACGAGGCCGTCGAGCGGCCGCCGGGCGAGGCGATCGCCGCGGCTCGGGAACACGCCGTTCCCCGCCTCGTCGGCGAAGTCTACGCGGGCAATCAGCGCGACGTCGACGCCGCGCTCCACGCCGCCGACGGCACCGACGACTTCTCGGAGATCGGTGCCAACAGCGCGGTCGCCATTTCGATGGCCGCCGCGAAGGCCGGTGCCGACGTGCTCGGCGCACCACTGTTCCAGCACCTCGGCGGCACGTTCCGCGGCGATGACTTCCCGATTCCGCTCGGCAACGTCGTCGGCGGGGGCGAACACGCCGCCGACGCGACGGACATACAGGAGTTCCTGGCCGCACCCGTCGGCGCACCCAGCGTCGCGGACGCGGTCTTCGCCAACGCGGCCGTCCACGACGCCGTCGCCGACCTGCTCGCCGAACGAGGCGTTCCCTGCGGCAAGGGCGACGAGGGGGCGTGGGCCCCGTCGATCGACGACAGCGAGGCGTTCGAGATCGTCGACGAAGCGGTCTCACTGGTCGAAGACGAGGTCGGATTCAACATCGGCTTCGGGCTCGACGTCGCCGGCGCGGAGCTGTACGATTCCGACTCGGAAACGTACGAGTACAGCGACCGGAGCCGCGACACCGACGAGCAGATCGCGTACATCGCCGACCTGGTCGACGAGTACGACCTCGTCTACGTCGAGGACCCCCTCGACGAGGACGATTACGACGCCTTCGCCGACCTCACGGACGAAGTCGGCGACCGGACGCTGATCTGCGGTGACGACCTGTTCGTCACGAATACGGATCGTCTCGTCGAGGGAATCGATCACGGCGCGGCCAACAGCATCCTGATCAAGCCGAACCAGATCGGGACGTTGACGGACGCGTTCGACGCGATCGAACTCGCGACGCGAAACGGCTACGACTCGGTCGTCTCCCACCGATCGGGCGAGACCGAAGACACGACGATCGCACACCTCGCCGTCGCGACCGACGCCCCGTTCATCAAGACGGGCACCGTCGGCGGCGAGCGAACCGCAAAGCTCAACGAGCTCATTCGAATCGCAGACGACGCGACATGA
- a CDS encoding DNA-directed RNA polymerase subunit K — MQQQQHNRYEKARILGARALQISYGAPVLIETEQTQPILIAAEEYDAGVLPFTVKRGYDRK; from the coding sequence ATGCAACAACAACAGCACAACCGCTACGAGAAGGCACGCATCCTCGGTGCTCGAGCGTTGCAGATCTCCTACGGTGCGCCGGTGTTGATCGAAACCGAGCAGACGCAGCCGATCCTCATCGCCGCCGAGGAGTACGACGCCGGCGTGCTGCCGTTTACCGTCAAGCGGGGGTACGATCGGAAATGA
- a CDS encoding DNA-directed RNA polymerase subunit N has translation MMVPVRCFTCGTVVAEHWEEFDERANEGDEDPEAVLDELGVERYCCRRMLVSHTDLVDVVSPYQ, from the coding sequence ATGATGGTACCGGTCCGGTGTTTCACCTGTGGCACCGTCGTCGCCGAACACTGGGAGGAGTTCGACGAGCGAGCTAACGAGGGCGACGAGGACCCCGAGGCGGTCCTCGACGAGCTCGGCGTCGAGCGCTACTGCTGTCGGCGCATGCTCGTCAGCCACACCGACCTCGTCGACGTCGTCTCCCCGTACCAGTAA
- a CDS encoding 30S ribosomal protein S9 codes for MVTNTSGKKKTAVARATVREGEGRVRINSQPVELVEPEMSRLKMLEPFRIVGEDLRGEMDIDVRVEGGGISGQADAVRTAIARGIVQHTNDAELRDAFMEFDRSLLVNDVRQSEPKKWGGPGARARYQKSYR; via the coding sequence ATGGTAACCAACACGAGTGGCAAGAAAAAGACGGCCGTCGCTCGCGCCACGGTGCGCGAGGGCGAGGGTCGCGTTCGAATCAATTCGCAACCGGTCGAACTGGTCGAGCCCGAGATGTCCCGGCTCAAGATGCTCGAGCCGTTCCGCATCGTCGGGGAAGACCTTCGCGGCGAGATGGACATCGACGTCCGCGTCGAGGGCGGCGGTATTAGCGGGCAGGCGGACGCCGTCCGCACCGCCATCGCCCGCGGCATCGTCCAGCACACGAACGACGCCGAACTCCGCGACGCGTTCATGGAGTTCGATCGCTCGCTGCTGGTCAACGACGTTCGCCAGTCCGAACCGAAGAAGTGGGGCGGCCCGGGCGCTCGGGCGCGCTACCAGAAGTCCTACCGCTGA
- a CDS encoding 50S ribosomal protein L13 — MSLAEFDADLVVDARDCILGRVASEVAQRALDGDRVAIVNAEDAVITGDKEDIFETYRTRLQMGSDRGPYYPRRPDTIFKRSVRGMLPYKKPRGREALDSVRVYVGNPYEHDDDHESEVLEGTSLDRLSNIRFVHLHEVSEQLGANVTW, encoded by the coding sequence ATGAGTCTCGCCGAATTCGACGCAGATCTCGTCGTCGACGCCAGAGACTGCATCCTCGGTCGCGTCGCCAGCGAAGTCGCCCAGCGCGCGCTGGACGGCGACCGCGTCGCGATCGTCAACGCCGAGGACGCGGTCATCACCGGCGACAAAGAAGACATCTTCGAGACGTACCGCACGCGGCTACAGATGGGTTCGGACCGCGGCCCCTACTACCCCCGTCGACCGGACACGATCTTCAAGCGGTCCGTTCGCGGGATGCTGCCGTACAAGAAACCACGTGGCCGCGAGGCACTCGACAGCGTGCGCGTCTACGTCGGCAACCCCTACGAGCACGACGACGATCACGAGTCCGAAGTGCTCGAGGGGACGTCGCTGGATCGCCTGTCGAACATCCGCTTCGTCCACCTACACGAAGTGTCCGAACAGTTAGGTGCTAACGTCACATGGTAA
- a CDS encoding 50S ribosomal protein L18e yields the protein MSSKTNPRLNDLIAELKSTSRETDADVWRDVADRLEKPRRTHAEVNLGRIERYAREEETVVVPGKVLGSGALQKNVTVAAVNFSSSAETKIEQVGEPVPLEQVLEDNPDGSDVRVIR from the coding sequence ATGAGTAGCAAAACTAATCCGAGGCTCAACGATCTCATCGCCGAGCTGAAGTCGACGTCCCGCGAAACGGACGCCGACGTCTGGCGAGACGTTGCGGATCGACTCGAGAAGCCCCGACGAACCCACGCTGAGGTGAATCTGGGCCGCATCGAACGATACGCACGTGAAGAAGAGACTGTCGTCGTTCCCGGCAAAGTGCTGGGATCCGGCGCACTACAAAAGAACGTCACGGTCGCCGCCGTCAACTTCTCTTCGTCCGCGGAGACGAAGATCGAACAGGTCGGCGAACCGGTACCGCTCGAGCAAGTGCTCGAAGACAATCCAGACGGATCCGATGTCCGGGTGATTCGATGA